From Pseudovibrio sp. Tun.PSC04-5.I4, a single genomic window includes:
- a CDS encoding MarR family transcriptional regulator gives MEADPKKFKYSEKTPGFVDGYLLYLLASASHLASGQFHEEIRDADVRVPEWRVLACLLDNDGQMVTQLAHFALMEQSHLTKTIDQMADRGLVLRKTDEIDRRRVRIYLSDKGRELSDRLVTQARDHEARLIKQLKAGDVSRVKRFLSHMIETLEK, from the coding sequence GTGGAAGCAGACCCGAAAAAGTTCAAATACAGTGAGAAGACCCCCGGTTTTGTTGATGGGTATCTTCTTTATCTTCTTGCATCCGCAAGCCACCTTGCCAGTGGGCAGTTTCATGAAGAGATCCGGGACGCAGACGTTCGTGTCCCGGAATGGCGTGTATTAGCGTGCTTGTTGGATAATGATGGCCAAATGGTCACCCAACTGGCGCATTTTGCGTTGATGGAACAGTCTCACTTGACCAAAACCATTGACCAGATGGCAGATCGCGGGTTGGTACTACGTAAAACTGATGAGATTGATCGCCGCAGAGTCCGAATCTATCTGAGTGATAAAGGCCGGGAGCTGAGCGACAGACTGGTAACGCAGGCGCGGGATCATGAAGCGCGGTTGATCAAGCAGTTGAAAGCGGGAGATGTCTCTCGGGTAAAGCGGTTTTTGTCTCATATGATTGAGACTTTAGAAAAATAA
- a CDS encoding TRAP transporter large permease encodes MEWYFGLAILMALIFVGVPIAFAMAAVGFFGVASFIGMPPAFHMVGQIYFDSGRSYTLSVVPLFLLMGNLIVQSGIANDMYEAANAWLRHRKGGLAMATIVACGGFSSVCGSSLATTATMARVSLPAMRRYGYSDRLATSSIAAGGTLGILIPPSVILVIYGILTQQNIGALFLAGILPGLIGVIGYMMAVRLSLVMFKENLVVQSKLPLIERIRALRGVAWALVLFTCVLGGIYLGIFTATEAAGVGAGGALVLTAVRRKLTYRETLNTLFETAKTTAVMFFILFGALYFLNYVNISGLSMDLRVWVGALGVGPYAVITMIVFIYLVLGCLLESLSMVTLTVPILFPIVTGLGFDPIWFGIFVIIVTEMSFITPPIGMNVFVMRSVAPEVPVEKIFLGVVPFVAMDVLRLILLIAVPGIALIIPYSM; translated from the coding sequence ATGGAATGGTATTTTGGTCTTGCCATTCTTATGGCTTTGATTTTTGTTGGTGTTCCCATTGCGTTTGCGATGGCCGCCGTTGGATTCTTTGGCGTTGCCTCCTTCATCGGCATGCCGCCTGCCTTCCACATGGTGGGGCAGATCTATTTTGATAGCGGACGCAGCTACACGCTGTCCGTGGTGCCGCTGTTCCTGCTTATGGGCAATCTCATCGTACAGTCGGGCATCGCCAATGACATGTATGAGGCGGCAAACGCATGGCTGCGCCACCGCAAAGGCGGTCTGGCCATGGCAACCATCGTGGCTTGTGGCGGGTTCTCATCCGTATGTGGCTCATCTTTGGCAACAACGGCGACAATGGCCCGCGTCTCGTTACCGGCCATGCGCCGTTACGGGTATTCTGACCGTTTGGCCACGTCTTCCATTGCAGCTGGCGGAACCCTCGGGATTTTGATCCCGCCCTCTGTGATCCTTGTGATTTACGGCATCCTGACACAGCAAAACATTGGCGCTTTGTTTCTGGCCGGCATCTTGCCGGGCTTGATCGGCGTGATCGGCTACATGATGGCCGTGCGTCTCTCACTGGTCATGTTTAAAGAAAATCTGGTCGTTCAAAGCAAACTACCTTTGATTGAGCGGATTAGAGCACTGCGCGGTGTGGCATGGGCTCTCGTGCTCTTTACGTGTGTGCTCGGTGGTATTTATCTGGGTATCTTTACAGCGACGGAAGCTGCTGGCGTTGGAGCAGGGGGGGCGTTGGTTCTCACCGCCGTACGGCGCAAACTCACGTACCGCGAGACGCTGAACACCTTGTTTGAAACAGCCAAAACCACAGCCGTTATGTTCTTCATCTTGTTTGGGGCGCTGTATTTCCTCAACTACGTGAACATCTCTGGCCTGTCGATGGATCTTCGTGTCTGGGTGGGCGCGCTGGGTGTTGGGCCATATGCTGTCATCACCATGATTGTGTTCATCTATCTGGTGCTGGGTTGTTTGTTGGAAAGCCTATCCATGGTGACGCTCACCGTGCCGATTCTCTTCCCAATCGTGACAGGGCTTGGTTTTGATCCGATCTGGTTCGGTATCTTCGTCATTATTGTTACGGAAATGAGCTTTATTACCCCTCCAATTGGTATGAATGTCTTTGTTATGCGCTCGGTTGCTCCAGAAGTGCCGGTTGAAAAGATATTTCTAGGGGTTGTTCCGTTCGTGGCTATGGATGTGCTGCGCCTTATCCTGCTAATTGCAGTGCCGGGAATCGCACTTATCATCCCGTACTCCATGTAG
- a CDS encoding TRAP transporter small permease: MIGNLVDIAARARRKLRSGTSVLCGVLLLALVAVTVIDVIGRYLLASPLPGAPEYTELLLMAVIFTGLPAVCLDDGHITVDLFTSRFKGGLASLQLFFSRMFVAVVLSVVAWQLWKHGAQLASYQEVTVYLRIPLAPFAKAAGVICACCAFVTFVLAVLKIPRGIGGGS; the protein is encoded by the coding sequence ATGATTGGGAATCTAGTCGATATTGCAGCGCGTGCCCGGCGAAAACTTCGCTCGGGCACCTCTGTCCTGTGCGGGGTGCTTTTGTTGGCGCTGGTGGCGGTAACAGTGATCGATGTGATTGGTCGTTATCTGCTCGCCAGCCCGCTGCCCGGTGCTCCAGAATACACCGAACTGCTGCTGATGGCAGTGATCTTCACCGGCTTGCCCGCGGTCTGTCTGGATGATGGTCATATTACGGTAGACCTGTTTACGTCACGCTTTAAAGGCGGATTGGCCTCTCTTCAGTTGTTCTTCTCACGCATGTTTGTGGCTGTTGTGCTGTCTGTGGTTGCCTGGCAACTCTGGAAACACGGCGCTCAGCTCGCAAGTTATCAGGAAGTCACAGTGTACCTGCGCATTCCTTTGGCACCCTTTGCCAAGGCAGCCGGCGTAATCTGTGCATGCTGCGCATTCGTCACCTTCGTGTTGGCGGTTTTAAAAATCCCTAGAGGTATTGGGGGCGGTTCCTGA
- a CDS encoding indolepyruvate ferredoxin oxidoreductase subunit alpha — MAERSFVKEVEKLRAGDGEVFRGEGILAITKALLQNGVGYVGGYQGSPISHLMDVLADAQDILGELGVHYEASASEAAAAAMLAASVHYPIRGAVTFKSTVGTNVASDALANLASGGVTGGALVIVGEDYGEGSSIMQERSHAFAMKSQIWLLDPRPNLPSIVKAVGDGFELSEASNTPVMLQVRIRSCHVHGEFNCKDNLRPHTTVADALESPKRDLGRIVLPPASFLHEQEKVTKRLPAALDYISKNKLNEHFGPEKAKVGIILQGGMYNGVIRALQRVGLADVNGATAVPLYVMNVTYPLHQGEILEFCEGKDAVLVVEEGYPDYLEQAIGAMLQKSGQTIKLTGKGPFPAAGEYTGQVMLDSIQIFLAQHSDLLPDKGRAPNKPAELPDLKELQQTVPMRPPGFCIGCPERPIFAATKLVENELGEHHIASDIGCHLFSIMPPFGIGSTTMGYGLGPASASAFNTTETDRRTISFMGDGGFWHNGLTTSIGNAVFNQNDGVIVIVDNYYSAATGGQDILSSRANNKSKSTKHPIAEAVKGIGVKWVRQVDRTYDVTQMQNVLKEALTTPEKGPKVIVASSECMLNLQRREKPLLNKAIKDQKRVVKTKFGVDEDVCTGDHGCMRLSGCPSLTVKTLDDPLRDDSVAHIDQNCVGCGNCGEVADAAVLCPSFYQADTIHNPSSSEKLLRKLQDRVISALQNWRERRSLIIEEL; from the coding sequence ATGGCTGAACGGTCCTTTGTGAAAGAGGTCGAAAAACTACGTGCCGGAGATGGCGAGGTTTTTCGAGGAGAAGGTATTTTAGCAATCACCAAGGCGTTGTTGCAAAACGGCGTCGGGTATGTGGGCGGATACCAAGGATCTCCCATCAGCCACCTCATGGATGTCCTTGCAGATGCGCAAGATATTCTGGGTGAGCTGGGCGTGCATTATGAGGCGAGCGCGAGCGAAGCTGCGGCTGCTGCAATGCTGGCAGCTTCAGTTCATTATCCCATTCGCGGCGCAGTCACCTTCAAATCCACAGTGGGCACCAACGTGGCCTCTGACGCATTGGCCAACCTGGCTTCGGGTGGCGTGACAGGCGGGGCACTTGTCATCGTGGGCGAGGATTACGGCGAAGGCTCCTCCATCATGCAGGAGCGCAGCCACGCGTTTGCAATGAAAAGCCAGATCTGGCTGCTTGACCCAAGACCAAACCTGCCATCCATCGTGAAAGCCGTCGGTGACGGATTTGAACTCTCTGAAGCGTCCAATACGCCGGTGATGCTTCAGGTTCGTATCCGCAGTTGTCATGTGCATGGCGAGTTCAACTGCAAAGACAATCTGCGTCCGCACACCACTGTCGCTGATGCATTAGAAAGCCCCAAGCGCGATCTGGGCCGTATCGTCCTGCCACCAGCCTCGTTCCTGCATGAACAGGAGAAGGTGACCAAACGCCTGCCTGCTGCGCTGGACTACATTAGCAAAAACAAGCTGAACGAGCACTTTGGGCCAGAGAAAGCCAAAGTTGGGATCATCCTGCAAGGCGGCATGTACAATGGCGTTATCCGCGCGCTTCAGCGGGTTGGCCTTGCCGATGTAAACGGTGCAACAGCAGTTCCGCTCTACGTGATGAACGTCACCTATCCGCTGCATCAAGGGGAGATACTGGAGTTCTGTGAGGGGAAAGATGCTGTTCTGGTCGTGGAAGAAGGCTATCCCGATTATCTGGAGCAAGCCATTGGCGCCATGCTGCAAAAGAGCGGGCAGACAATTAAGCTAACAGGCAAAGGCCCGTTCCCGGCAGCAGGCGAATACACCGGGCAAGTGATGTTGGACAGCATCCAGATCTTCCTTGCACAGCACTCTGATTTGCTACCGGACAAAGGCCGCGCGCCCAACAAACCCGCAGAATTACCGGATTTGAAGGAATTGCAGCAAACAGTACCTATGCGCCCACCGGGGTTCTGCATCGGGTGTCCGGAACGCCCAATTTTTGCGGCCACGAAATTGGTTGAAAATGAACTGGGTGAACACCACATCGCCTCCGATATCGGCTGTCACTTGTTTTCCATAATGCCCCCGTTTGGTATCGGTTCAACAACCATGGGATATGGGTTAGGGCCAGCCTCGGCCTCAGCGTTCAACACCACAGAAACAGACCGCCGCACCATCTCGTTCATGGGCGATGGCGGGTTCTGGCACAACGGCCTCACCACCTCTATCGGCAATGCAGTCTTTAACCAGAATGATGGCGTAATCGTTATCGTCGATAACTACTATTCTGCGGCAACAGGCGGGCAGGATATTCTGTCGTCGCGCGCCAACAACAAATCCAAATCCACCAAGCATCCGATTGCGGAGGCGGTGAAGGGTATTGGTGTGAAATGGGTGCGTCAGGTCGACAGAACCTATGATGTCACGCAAATGCAAAACGTCCTGAAGGAAGCGCTGACCACGCCGGAAAAAGGACCAAAGGTCATCGTCGCATCCTCCGAATGCATGCTGAACCTTCAACGCCGCGAAAAGCCGCTGTTGAACAAAGCAATCAAGGACCAGAAGCGCGTCGTGAAAACCAAGTTCGGCGTGGATGAAGACGTCTGCACTGGTGATCACGGCTGTATGCGCCTGTCCGGGTGCCCATCACTCACGGTCAAAACGCTTGATGATCCGCTGCGCGATGATTCGGTTGCCCACATCGACCAGAATTGCGTTGGCTGTGGCAACTGTGGGGAGGTGGCTGATGCCGCCGTGCTCTGCCCATCCTTCTATCAAGCGGATACCATTCACAATCCAAGTTCATCGGAAAAATTGCTCCGAAAACTGCAAGATCGCGTGATTTCTGCTCTGCAAAATTGGCGTGAGCGCCGCAGCCTGATCATTGAGGAGCTATAA
- a CDS encoding TRAP transporter substrate-binding protein: protein MNKKLKILASAAIAAFTINTAAVAQETVLRMSSWLPPAHPIVKGMMVPWAAKVKEVTQGRVSVRILDAPLGPPPSHFDLAANGIADLTYGVHGYTPGRFKLTQIAELPFLTKDATSLSVAYWRLYESTLAKVGEHRGAKVLGVFTHGPGLLYTTDRLVSPLSELKGAKIRVAGSITNQLVQTMGMVAIQAPAPQSYEILSGGIADGIVFPAESIPFFKLDGLLHNGLRVEGGLYNVSFFFIANNAKFSSLSEADQKAIEAISGEAFSRLAGAAWTAADARGLELMQGKVAIHDATAQERAQLEEVTQPMFEGVAKAYAEKGIDFEVAMDMLQKDVAAVLSEK, encoded by the coding sequence ATGAACAAAAAACTCAAGATACTTGCATCTGCAGCTATTGCTGCATTTACGATCAACACAGCCGCTGTGGCGCAGGAGACGGTCCTGCGTATGTCCAGTTGGTTGCCGCCTGCCCACCCAATTGTAAAGGGCATGATGGTGCCTTGGGCCGCGAAGGTAAAGGAAGTGACGCAGGGACGCGTTTCTGTCCGAATCCTAGACGCTCCGCTTGGCCCACCACCGTCGCACTTCGACCTTGCTGCAAATGGAATCGCTGATCTCACTTATGGTGTTCATGGCTATACGCCGGGCCGTTTTAAACTGACTCAGATCGCTGAACTGCCATTCCTTACCAAGGACGCAACCAGCCTGTCCGTTGCGTACTGGCGTCTCTATGAAAGCACACTGGCAAAAGTGGGCGAGCATCGCGGGGCCAAGGTTTTAGGTGTCTTCACTCATGGTCCGGGCTTGCTCTACACCACTGATCGTCTTGTTTCGCCGCTCAGCGAGTTGAAGGGGGCGAAAATCCGTGTTGCGGGCAGCATCACCAACCAGCTGGTGCAAACCATGGGTATGGTTGCAATTCAAGCGCCTGCGCCGCAATCCTATGAGATCCTCTCGGGCGGTATCGCAGATGGTATCGTGTTCCCGGCAGAATCCATCCCGTTCTTCAAGCTTGATGGTTTGTTGCACAATGGTCTGCGCGTTGAAGGTGGCCTTTACAATGTGTCCTTCTTCTTCATTGCCAACAATGCCAAGTTCTCAAGCCTGTCTGAAGCCGACCAGAAAGCCATTGAGGCAATCTCTGGTGAAGCATTCTCTCGTCTGGCTGGTGCTGCATGGACTGCAGCCGATGCGCGTGGTCTGGAGTTGATGCAAGGCAAAGTCGCCATTCATGATGCAACCGCGCAGGAGCGGGCGCAGCTGGAAGAGGTAACTCAGCCAATGTTTGAGGGTGTTGCTAAAGCCTATGCAGAAAAAGGCATCGACTTTGAAGTGGCTATGGACATGCTTCAAAAAGACGTAGCGGCGGTTTTATCTGAAAAATGA
- a CDS encoding MarR family transcriptional regulator — MNDIHGDEAPENEQDGKHNKPVTAPRTLGEVGLNHFAPYLMNRIMGRYNESLREKLTRSGLSVAKMRALAVLSVVDGLMINELSVYSVIEQSTLSRTLDAMEKEGLIHRKASEQDNRVRHIFMTEDGRSAFAEMWPHMRNEYEAMFKGISQSEHDAFAMTLRKVLNNIKKHDI; from the coding sequence ATGAATGACATTCACGGTGATGAAGCTCCCGAAAATGAACAAGACGGAAAGCACAACAAACCGGTGACCGCACCAAGAACATTGGGTGAAGTCGGTTTGAATCATTTTGCACCCTACCTGATGAACCGCATCATGGGGCGGTACAATGAAAGTTTGCGCGAGAAGCTGACGAGATCAGGTCTTTCTGTTGCCAAAATGAGAGCCTTGGCAGTGTTGTCAGTCGTAGACGGATTGATGATCAATGAACTCTCCGTCTACTCAGTAATTGAGCAATCGACGCTGAGCCGCACACTGGACGCGATGGAAAAGGAAGGTCTGATCCACCGCAAAGCCAGTGAGCAGGACAACCGGGTGCGCCATATCTTCATGACAGAAGACGGGCGTAGTGCGTTTGCCGAAATGTGGCCACATATGCGCAATGAGTATGAGGCAATGTTCAAGGGAATCTCCCAGTCAGAACATGATGCCTTTGCCATGACGCTGCGAAAAGTGCTCAACAATATTAAGAAGCACGACATCTGA
- a CDS encoding PDR/VanB family oxidoreductase produces MKTLIIEGVRTVTPRIKVFDLKAETTERLDGFSAGAHLCVEVSDGTLRDYSLIDFGNTLPHENQRYTLGILLEETGRGGSVHMHGLQLGQRVKVKPPKNDFPLIEDDRPSVLIAGGIGITPLISMASSLKRDSRPYTLHYSGRALEEMAFKEELGELCGPALRLYSDDDASSCLDVKALVPTLDPESHIYVCGPKGLIEVVRETALAAGFPKERIHFELFASGASEQQADGFEVALKSSGEVFWVPSDKSIIDVLESGGVDLVYDCQRGDCGICQVDVLEGEPDHRDVVLSDDEKAANDVMHICVSRAKSKRLLLDL; encoded by the coding sequence ATGAAAACACTTATTATTGAGGGTGTTCGGACGGTTACCCCAAGAATCAAGGTCTTTGATTTAAAGGCCGAGACCACAGAGAGACTTGATGGTTTTTCCGCTGGTGCGCATCTGTGCGTGGAAGTGAGTGACGGGACGCTTCGTGACTATTCACTGATCGACTTTGGAAACACCTTACCTCATGAGAATCAACGCTACACGCTTGGTATCCTTTTGGAGGAGACGGGTCGCGGTGGATCTGTTCATATGCATGGATTGCAGTTAGGCCAAAGGGTTAAGGTCAAGCCGCCTAAGAACGATTTTCCGCTCATTGAGGATGACCGTCCTTCTGTTTTGATTGCTGGCGGAATTGGAATTACGCCCCTGATCAGCATGGCCTCAAGCCTTAAACGGGATTCCAGACCTTACACGTTGCATTACTCTGGCCGCGCGCTGGAGGAGATGGCGTTTAAGGAGGAGCTTGGTGAACTATGTGGCCCTGCCCTTCGTCTCTACAGTGATGATGATGCAAGTAGCTGTCTGGATGTGAAGGCTCTGGTGCCAACGCTCGATCCAGAGAGCCATATATATGTATGCGGCCCGAAGGGGTTGATCGAGGTGGTGCGGGAAACAGCGCTTGCTGCTGGTTTCCCGAAAGAGCGCATCCACTTTGAACTGTTTGCCAGTGGCGCCTCTGAGCAGCAGGCCGACGGATTTGAAGTTGCGTTAAAATCCTCCGGTGAGGTGTTTTGGGTGCCCTCCGATAAATCCATCATTGATGTTTTGGAGAGCGGCGGCGTTGACCTCGTTTATGACTGTCAGCGCGGCGACTGTGGAATTTGCCAGGTTGATGTTCTGGAGGGAGAGCCGGACCATCGCGATGTGGTGCTTTCAGATGATGAGAAAGCCGCCAATGACGTGATGCACATATGCGTATCACGGGCAAAATCCAAGCGATTACTATTGGACCTCTGA
- a CDS encoding indolepyruvate oxidoreductase subunit beta family protein has protein sequence MNIETGWKALGSGQDSTRTITKIAVFAVGGQGGGVLTDWIVNLAEANGYRAQSTSVAGVAQRTGATIYYVEIAPDTGETPVFSLSPAQGDVDIVICAELMEAGRAVIRGFVTADKTTLIASSHRILAVSEKIVPGNGEQDGSVVLSKLGSASRKLVAFDMESVAASQGSVISSSLFGALAGSGALPFPKASYEDTIRKGGRGVEASLRAFNASMEYVPCESEADEKPVLPADEKSASALNTARGPHTKVAAWKILTRRVEGLPVEAKTMALAGLKKTVDYQDLKYGGLYLDHLERFFAQDNAANGWELTINAAKYLANAMCYDDTIRVADLKTRASRFERVQEDVGQVQGAQLVLTEYFHPRMEEICGTLPIGLAKWIQARPRLFQWLDRRVNKGRRIKTRSIRGFAMLWCVAGLKRWRRRFYRHSIETNHMQAWMQTALTQVTSDYALAVEVLKCRRLIKGYSDTHIRGQSKFDRVLSALSVLKGREDAADWLRRLRDAALLDEKGEALEGALQTIRTL, from the coding sequence ATGAACATCGAAACCGGGTGGAAGGCGCTTGGCTCCGGTCAGGACTCAACACGCACCATCACCAAAATTGCCGTTTTCGCTGTTGGCGGGCAGGGCGGCGGTGTGCTCACCGATTGGATCGTCAATCTGGCTGAAGCCAATGGGTATCGCGCTCAATCCACCTCCGTGGCAGGCGTCGCTCAGCGCACCGGGGCAACCATCTACTACGTGGAAATAGCACCTGATACGGGGGAGACTCCGGTGTTCTCCCTCAGTCCTGCCCAAGGCGATGTGGACATCGTTATCTGTGCCGAGCTGATGGAAGCAGGCCGCGCTGTCATTCGCGGTTTTGTCACCGCCGATAAAACAACCCTGATCGCGTCCTCTCACCGTATTCTTGCTGTCTCTGAAAAGATCGTACCGGGCAATGGGGAGCAGGATGGATCCGTTGTGCTTTCAAAACTGGGCAGTGCTTCGCGAAAACTTGTTGCGTTTGATATGGAAAGTGTCGCTGCAAGTCAGGGCAGCGTCATCTCCTCCAGCTTGTTCGGGGCCTTGGCTGGCTCCGGGGCATTACCATTCCCCAAGGCATCCTATGAGGACACCATCCGCAAAGGCGGGCGCGGTGTAGAGGCGAGCCTGCGCGCGTTCAATGCCAGTATGGAGTATGTGCCTTGTGAATCTGAGGCGGATGAAAAGCCAGTCTTACCGGCAGATGAGAAGAGCGCGTCAGCGCTCAACACGGCACGCGGCCCGCACACCAAGGTTGCGGCGTGGAAAATTCTTACAAGGCGTGTTGAAGGATTGCCCGTTGAAGCCAAAACCATGGCGTTGGCAGGGCTGAAGAAGACCGTTGACTATCAGGACTTGAAATACGGCGGACTTTACCTCGATCATCTGGAGCGCTTCTTCGCTCAAGATAACGCTGCTAACGGCTGGGAACTGACCATAAACGCAGCTAAATATCTCGCAAATGCCATGTGTTATGACGACACCATCCGTGTTGCTGATCTTAAAACCCGCGCCAGCCGCTTCGAGCGTGTGCAAGAGGATGTAGGGCAGGTGCAAGGCGCGCAACTGGTTTTGACAGAATACTTTCATCCGCGCATGGAAGAGATCTGCGGTACGCTGCCAATTGGTCTGGCCAAGTGGATCCAAGCCCGCCCGCGCCTGTTTCAATGGCTGGATCGCCGCGTGAACAAAGGCCGCCGCATCAAAACCAGAAGCATTCGCGGCTTTGCCATGCTGTGGTGTGTGGCCGGTCTCAAACGCTGGCGCCGGCGCTTCTATCGTCATTCCATCGAAACCAACCATATGCAGGCGTGGATGCAGACCGCACTCACACAAGTGACTTCTGATTATGCTTTGGCCGTTGAGGTCCTTAAATGTCGCCGCCTGATCAAAGGTTATTCCGATACCCACATACGCGGCCAATCCAAATTTGATCGTGTTCTCTCTGCTTTGTCCGTGTTGAAAGGGCGTGAAGATGCTGCCGATTGGCTCAGACGCCTTCGAGATGCTGCGCTCTTGGATGAAAAAGGCGAGGCTCTAGAGGGTGCATTGCAGACAATACGAACCCTCTGA
- a CDS encoding aromatic amino acid transport family protein, protein MSSIQAAQAEAAPKETVKFTKQDLTWSLSMFGTAVGAGVLFLPIRAGLEGFWPLILIAILVGPMTYFSHRALARFVLSSKRKDADITDVVEEHFGKTAGLLITFFYFFAIYPIVLIYGNAITNTFDSFIVNQLAMPAVPRWLLSGALVAMMMGVMILGRRLMLVATEILVYPLVIILAGMSIYLIPSWSFEAMSFDSIPDVGTLLTVVYLTIPMLIFSFNHSPAVSSMALAQREAHGDDAVAKSDMILKRASVMLLGFVMFFVFSCVLALSPEQLMEAKQQNLPVLSYLANVFESPLISFMGPLVAFLAIFSSFFGHYLGAKEGLAGIVKKSAPKAVESMGEKKFNTLLVAFFFFSVWGVAIINPSVLGMIEGLGAPFIAAILFLMPMYAIKKVPSMKKYDGVLSNIFIAVMGIIAISAIVKDLI, encoded by the coding sequence ATGTCAAGCATACAAGCGGCCCAAGCAGAAGCCGCACCAAAAGAAACGGTCAAGTTTACCAAGCAAGATCTTACATGGTCTTTGTCTATGTTCGGCACTGCCGTAGGTGCTGGTGTTTTGTTTTTGCCGATCCGCGCCGGCCTTGAAGGGTTCTGGCCGCTGATCCTGATCGCAATTCTCGTGGGTCCTATGACCTACTTCTCTCACCGCGCACTTGCACGCTTTGTCCTCTCCTCCAAGCGCAAAGATGCAGACATTACTGACGTGGTTGAAGAGCACTTTGGTAAAACAGCAGGTTTGCTGATTACCTTCTTTTACTTTTTTGCGATTTACCCAATCGTACTGATCTATGGTAACGCGATTACCAACACCTTCGACAGCTTCATCGTGAACCAGTTGGCAATGCCTGCTGTCCCGCGCTGGCTGCTCTCAGGCGCACTCGTCGCAATGATGATGGGCGTGATGATCCTTGGTCGCCGTCTGATGCTCGTGGCAACAGAAATTCTGGTGTACCCACTGGTGATCATTCTGGCTGGTATGTCCATCTACCTGATCCCGTCCTGGTCATTTGAAGCTATGAGCTTCGACAGCATTCCAGACGTGGGCACTTTGCTGACAGTGGTGTACCTCACCATTCCAATGCTCATCTTCTCCTTCAACCACAGCCCTGCCGTCTCCTCCATGGCTCTGGCTCAGCGTGAAGCACATGGTGATGATGCAGTTGCAAAGTCCGACATGATCTTGAAGCGGGCATCTGTCATGCTTCTCGGCTTCGTTATGTTCTTCGTATTCAGCTGCGTTCTCGCTCTGTCTCCTGAACAGCTGATGGAAGCAAAACAGCAGAACCTGCCAGTTCTCTCCTACCTTGCAAACGTGTTTGAGAGCCCGCTGATCTCCTTCATGGGTCCACTGGTCGCGTTCCTTGCAATCTTCTCTTCTTTCTTCGGCCACTACCTTGGCGCAAAAGAAGGCCTTGCAGGCATCGTTAAGAAGTCCGCTCCAAAAGCTGTCGAAAGCATGGGCGAAAAGAAGTTCAACACACTGCTCGTTGCCTTCTTCTTCTTCTCCGTCTGGGGCGTTGCAATCATCAACCCATCCGTTCTTGGCATGATTGAAGGCCTGGGTGCACCGTTCATCGCTGCAATCCTGTTCCTGATGCCAATGTACGCAATCAAAAAAGTCCCAAGCATGAAGAAGTACGACGGCGTGCTGTCCAACATCTTCATCGCTGTTATGGGCATCATCGCTATCTCAGCGATCGTTAAAGACCTCATCTAA